In Pelmatolapia mariae isolate MD_Pm_ZW linkage group LG13, Pm_UMD_F_2, whole genome shotgun sequence, a genomic segment contains:
- the LOC134639596 gene encoding inhibitor of nuclear factor kappa-B kinase subunit alpha-like produces the protein MERAALKQSQLCGSWEMKERLGTGGFGHVYLYQHLESGEKIAVKLCRLELNSKNKDRWTREIQIMKKLNHVNVVQARDVPAELSSIAINDLPLLAMEYCSKGDLRKVLNKPENCCGLKESEVLALLSDIGSGIQYLHENKVIHRDLKPENIVLQEIDGKHVHKIIDLGYAKDLDQGSLCTSFVGTLQYLAPELFENKPYTVTVDYWSFGTVIFECTCGFRPFLHHMQPVQWTSKVKNKGPKDIMAVEDMNGEVRFSTHLPYPNNLSRPLLEPVESLLQMLLLWDPAMRGGGLDPGANKPYFYTALQNILNMKIIHVLDMTSAQLHSVVLGAEDSLHSLQLSLQTQTQSHIPPLSQELLLETGISLDPRRPLAHCLPDGLRGWDTFIVYLFDKSLTKYSGPLTARPLPDSVNFIVRETKTQLPLSALRKVWGEAVSYICGLKEDYNRLYQGQRAAMLSLLRFNTNLTRYKNMLFSQSQQLQAKLSFFKTSIQHDLEQYTKQSKAGISSEKMLKKWHENEEKADEFTKVADVGYLDEEIVALHSEIVELQRSPFARRQGDVMEQLEQKAIELYKQLKAKCKSSDPPHGYSDSSDMVKTILQTVQNQDRVLKDMYTHLSTILVCKQRIMDLFPKLEKALKNITTAETVVMQMQVSRQREFWYLLKIACAQSSSPSPSLTQPSTDSETVHQLLDENQRYLSQLTSLLQDATQEMEHSIMDQDWSWTQYGAMKVKPQTL, from the exons ATGGAGCGGGCTGCACTCAAACAGAGCCAGCTGTGTGGCTCTTGGGAGATGAAGGAAAGGCTTGGGACGGGAGGCTTTGGGCACGTCTACCTATACCAGCACCTT GAGTCAGGAGAGAAGATTGCTGTGAAACTTTGCAGACTGGAGCTGAACTCTAAGAACAAAGACCGCTGGACGAGAGAGATTCAGATCATGAAGAA GCTGAATCATGTGAACGTTGTTCAGGCCAGAGATGTTCCAGCAGAGTTGAGCTCCATTGCGATAAATGATCTACCACTGCTAGCCATGGAGTATTGCTCAAAAGGAGACCTACGCAAG GTGCTAAATAAACCAGAAAATTGTTGTGGCCTAAAGGAGAGTGAAGTCCTTGCACTGCTCAGTGACATTG GTTCTGGTATTCAATATCTCCATGAAAATAAGGTCATTCACAGAGACCTAAAGCCAGAGAACATAGTTTTGCAAGAGATTGATGGGAAG CATGTGCATAAAATCATTGATCTTGGTTATGCAAAAGACTTAGATCAGGGCAGTCTCTGTACATCCTTTGTTGGAACTCTCCAATATCTG GCCCCAGAGCTGTTTGAGAACAAGCCTTACACTGTAACGGTGGACTACTGGAGCTTTGGAACAGTAATCTTTGAATGCACTTGTGGCTTTCGCCCCTTTCTTCACCACATGCAGCCTGTACAATG GACAAGCAAAGTCAAGAACAAAGGTCCCAAAGACATCATGGCAGTAGAAGACATGAATGGAGAAGTCAGATTTTCTACACATCTTCCATATCCCAACAATCTCAGCAG GCCGCTGCTGGAACCAGTCGAGTCTCTTCTCCAAATGTTGTTATTGTGGGACCCTGCGATGCGTGGTGGTGGCCTGGATCCTGGTGCAAACAAGCCGTACTTCTACACAGCTCTGCAGAATATTCTCAACATGAAG ATCATTCATGTGTTGGATATGACCTCAGCCCAGCTGCATTCAGTGGTTTTGGGTGCTGAGGATAGTTTACACTCCCTGCAGCTTAGCCTGCAGACGCAGACTCAGAGTCACATCCCCCCGCTGAGTCAGGAGCTGCTGTTGGAGACGGGAATCTCCCTTGACCCTCGAAGACCGCTCGCGCACTGTCTGCCAGATGGACTA CGTGGCTGGGACACCTTTATAGTCTACTTGTTTGATAAGAGCCTAACCAAGTACTCTGGACCGCTGACTGCCAGACCTTTGCCAGACAGTGTCAATTTTATTG TGAGGGAGACTAAGACACAGCTGCCACTGTCTGCTCTTAGAAAGGTGTGGGGTGAAGCGGTCAGCTACATCTGTGGACTGAAAGAGGATTACAATCGCCTATACCAAGGGCAGAGGGCTGCTAT GCTGAGTTTGCTACGCTTCAACACCAACTTAACGCGCTACAAGAACATGCTGTTCTCCCAGTCGCAGCAGCTCCAAGCCAAACTGTCTTTCTTTAAGACGAGCATCCAGCATGACCTTGAGCAGTACACCAAGCAGAGCAAGGCTGGAATCT CTTCGGAAAAAATGCTGAAGAAATGGcatgaaaatgaagagaaagcTGATGAATTTACAAAG gttGCAGATGTGGGGTATCTGGATGAAGAGATAGTGGCTCTACATTCGGAGATTGTGGAGCTCCAAAGGAGTCCTTTTGCTAGGAGACAAGGGGATGTGATGGAGCAGCT TGAGCAAAAGGCTATTGAACTCTACAAGCAACTTAAGGCTAAATGCAAAA GCTCTGACCCTCCACATGGCTACAGTGACAGCTCAGACATGGTAAAGACCATTCTTCAGACAGTTCAGAACCAGGACAGAGTGCTGAAAGACATGTACACCCACCTGAG CACAATTCTGGTGTGTAAGCAGCGCATCATGGATTTGTTCCCTAAACTGGAGAAGGCgttaaaaaacataacaactGCAGAAACAGTAGTGATGCAGATGCAAGTGTCGAGACAGAGAGAGTTCTGGTACCTTCTCAAGATTGCCTGT GCCCAGAGCAGTTCTCCATCTCCGTCACTTACACAGCCTTCCACTGACAG tgaaaCAGTTCATCAGTTACTTGATGAAAATCAACGTTACCTGAGTCAGCTAACGTCTTTGCTGCAAGACGCCACCCAAGAGATGGAGCACAGTATTATG GATCAGGATTGGAGCTGGACTCAATATGGAGCAATGAAAGTGAAGCCTCAGACGCTCTAG
- the plaua gene encoding plasminogen activator, urokinase a has translation MNVFVLVAILAAVSVDVAFSRRSSKQARQLCLSGDGSEYRGNVDKSSTGRSCLYWNRVKPQWKNVNGLGGHRYCRNPDNSDMPWCYVKRGRWTVREYCDIPTCFAPPQMPPQLPVDTEKTCGETSERRMHKIVGGSFTTIESQPWVAAIFHKRYGFLCGGTLISPSWVLTAAHCFSDGEDTRLTHLSIYLGKSAINETNAGSEQKFAVERLIMHEGYNDTTYNNDIALIKLKGRGGGYAVKSASVRIACLPPSHTELPPGFTCTIAGFGKESAGSFQFSQYLKKAEVKLMSNADCSKEVHYGKRITENMFCAASPDWSTDACKGDSGGPLVCGASGRMFLFGVVSWGEGCARKNKPGVYTKVTNYNTWIEEKTGLIEYAKGLMYPLK, from the exons ATGAATGTCTTTGTCCTCGTTGCCATCCTTGCAGCGGTCAGCGTGGATGTG GCTTTTTCACGAAGATCATCCAAACAGGCAAGAC AACTGTGTCTGTCTGGAGATGGGAGTGAATACAGAGGAAACGTTGACAAGTCATCCACCGGTCGCTCGTGTCTCTACTGGAACAGGGTCAAACCTCAATGGAAAAATGTAAATGGACTTGGCGGACATCGTTACTGCAG GAATCCTGACAATTCTGACATGCCATGGTGCTATGTCAAAAGAGGAAGATGGACTGTGAGAGAATACTGTGATATTCCCACAT GTTTTGCACCACCACAAATGCCTCCTCAACTACCTGTGGATACAG AGAAAACGTGTGGAGAGACATCTGAGAGGAGGATGCATAAAATTGTAGGTGGCTCTTTCACAACTATAGAGTCGCAGCCATGGGTTGCTGCCATTTTTCATAAGCGCTATGGCTTCCTCTGTGGTGGCACTCTCATTTCACCAAGCTGGGTTCTCACTGCAGCTCACTGCTTCTCTGATGG TGAGGATACCAGACTCACACATCTGTCCATATACCTGGGAAAGAGTGCCATTAATGAAACGAATGCCGGTAGTGAGCAAAAGTTTGCTGTGGAAAGACTCATCATGCATGAAGGATATAACGATACTACCTATAATAACGACATAG ctCTGATTAAGCTCAAAGGCAGAGGTGGAGGATATGCAGTTAAATCAGCTTCTGTACGCATAGCTTGCCTTCCTCCATCTCACACTGAGCTACCTCCTGGATTTACATGCACCATCGCAGGATTTGGGAAGGAGAGCGCAG GCTCATTCCAGTTCTCACAGTATCTGAAAAAGGCTGAGGTAAAACTGATGTCCAACGCTGACTGTAGCAAAGAAGTGCACTACGGAAAACGCATCACTGAGAACATGTTCTGTGCTGCGAGCCCCGACTGGAGCACTGATGCCTGCAAG GGAGACTCTGGCGGTCCTTTAGTGTGTGGAGCATCAGGTCGGATGTTTCTGTTCGGCGTGGTGAGCTGGGGTGAGGGCTGCGCCAGGAAAAATAAACCAGGTGTCTACACAAAGGTCACCAACTACAACACGTGGATCGAAGAGAAAACAGGACTCATCGAATACGCAAAAGGACTGATGTATCCCCTGAAATGA